One stretch of Balneola sp. MJW-20 DNA includes these proteins:
- the argC gene encoding N-acetyl-gamma-glutamyl-phosphate reductase, giving the protein MIKAGIVGGAGYTAGELIRLLIGHPEAELSHVQSKSHAGKKISEAHSDLEGQLDIDFTDQLPEQMDVVFLCSGHGRSAGLYPDLMRKGNNKIIDLSADFRIKSEDHDFVYGLPELNKDQISHADHIANPGCFATCIQLCLLPLADEGLLKDDIHVTAITGSTGAGQSFSATTHFSWRSNNASVYKPLKHQHVTEIMQSLKQLQPTLQNELLFIPLRGAFTRGILANAYTKCSMNEEVLQQLYKDYYQAHPFVQVTANAPDIKQVVNTNKAFIQVHKEGDQVLITGVIDNLLKGASGQAVQNMNLMFGFSEHAGLNLKSGAF; this is encoded by the coding sequence ATGATTAAAGCAGGGATCGTAGGGGGCGCAGGTTATACCGCCGGGGAGCTGATCAGGTTGCTGATCGGACACCCGGAGGCAGAACTTTCGCATGTTCAGAGTAAGAGTCATGCCGGGAAAAAGATATCTGAAGCACATTCCGACCTGGAAGGACAATTAGATATAGATTTCACGGATCAGTTACCCGAGCAAATGGATGTCGTTTTTCTATGTTCCGGTCACGGTCGGTCTGCAGGCCTGTATCCCGATCTTATGAGGAAGGGAAATAATAAGATCATCGATCTCAGTGCCGACTTCAGGATCAAAAGTGAGGACCATGATTTTGTTTACGGACTGCCGGAATTGAATAAAGATCAGATCTCTCATGCCGACCATATTGCCAACCCGGGATGTTTCGCAACCTGTATTCAGCTTTGCCTCCTGCCTCTTGCAGATGAGGGATTGCTGAAGGATGATATCCATGTTACAGCCATCACCGGAAGTACCGGAGCAGGACAGTCTTTTTCGGCAACGACCCACTTCAGCTGGCGGTCTAATAATGCCTCAGTATATAAACCGCTGAAGCATCAGCATGTAACCGAGATCATGCAGAGTCTGAAGCAGCTGCAACCGACTTTACAGAATGAACTGCTTTTTATTCCGTTGAGGGGAGCTTTTACCCGGGGAATTCTTGCTAACGCTTATACAAAGTGCAGTATGAATGAAGAAGTACTGCAGCAGCTCTATAAAGATTATTATCAGGCTCATCCTTTTGTTCAGGTGACAGCAAATGCTCCTGATATAAAGCAGGTGGTAAATACCAACAAAGCCTTTATTCAAGTACATAAAGAGGGAGATCAGGTATTGATAACCGGCGTGATCGATAATCTTCTGAAGGGTGCATCCGGACAAGCCGTGCAGAATATGAATCTCATGTTTGGATTCAGTGAGCATGCGGGACTTAACCTTAAAAGCGGAGCATTTTAA
- a CDS encoding GNAT family N-acetyltransferase encodes MNLIVQYAQPGHAKYAEAICELIESAARQRGTGIAKRQPEYIQKKIRNGNAVIALDGEELAGFCYVEIWEEKKYVANSGLIVHPDYRGMGLAKQIKAKAFELSRQKYPDSKLFGITTSLPVMKINSDLGYRPVTFSELTQDETFWNGCQSCPNYDILTRNNRRNCLCTGMLYDPAKPNFKPKEEREQSIAKFYRWVRLKKQSFIDLLKATAL; translated from the coding sequence ATGAATCTTATTGTACAATACGCCCAACCCGGGCACGCAAAATATGCGGAAGCAATTTGTGAACTGATCGAATCAGCAGCACGACAGCGGGGTACCGGTATAGCGAAGCGGCAGCCTGAGTATATCCAGAAAAAGATCAGGAATGGAAATGCCGTAATCGCACTGGATGGTGAGGAACTTGCCGGTTTCTGCTATGTGGAGATCTGGGAAGAGAAGAAATATGTGGCTAATTCCGGTCTGATCGTACATCCTGATTATCGTGGAATGGGACTGGCAAAACAGATCAAAGCAAAGGCTTTCGAATTATCCAGGCAGAAGTACCCGGACTCTAAGCTATTCGGGATTACGACCTCTTTGCCCGTCATGAAGATCAACTCGGATTTGGGTTACCGGCCGGTAACCTTCTCGGAGCTTACGCAGGATGAGACCTTCTGGAATGGCTGTCAGAGCTGTCCTAACTATGATATTCTAACCCGTAACAACCGTCGTAATTGTCTGTGCACCGGCATGTTATATGATCCTGCAAAACCAAATTTCAAACCTAAAGAAGAACGCGAACAAAGTATCGCTAAATTTTACCGATGGGTCAGACTGAAGAAGCAGTCATTCATCGACCTTTTAAAAGCAACAGCATTATGA
- a CDS encoding DinB family protein yields the protein MMNRSGSFLMMGVLLLGLFGTAFVTQNDEQEAKGYEYLTQTLENTKSQTLGVINAMPADKFSYKPVDDVRTFGAQAFHLAQAIDFFMANFQGQQFQPGETDENSMTKEEVAKYYSEQFDKITAYIMGAEESGPLTAGIMFFLDHNANHRGQMVTYLRLNGITPPQSQ from the coding sequence ATGATGAACAGATCTGGATCTTTTTTAATGATGGGGGTTCTTCTATTAGGACTCTTTGGTACTGCATTTGTGACGCAGAATGATGAACAGGAAGCCAAGGGTTATGAATATCTGACTCAGACTTTGGAGAATACAAAAAGTCAGACCTTAGGAGTGATCAATGCCATGCCGGCTGATAAGTTTTCCTATAAACCGGTAGATGATGTCCGCACTTTCGGAGCACAGGCATTTCACCTGGCTCAGGCGATCGATTTCTTTATGGCTAATTTCCAGGGACAGCAATTTCAGCCGGGTGAAACGGATGAAAACAGTATGACCAAGGAGGAAGTAGCGAAATATTACTCCGAGCAATTTGATAAGATCACTGCCTATATCATGGGTGCTGAAGAAAGTGGACCGCTGACTGCAGGTATTATGTTCTTCCTCGATCATAATGCAAATCACCGTGGACAGATGGTGACTTATCTGAGACTGAACGGGATCACACCTCCGCAATCCCAGTAG
- a CDS encoding DUF4292 domain-containing protein gives MRNILSLGLLILLLASCQSTRTLNTEGYRLSNLSADSLIAEMPNFGMELHGVKGSGRAIVSEPGNNERVIVNFTADPDYSLLTIKNRLGIEAGQVLADKDSILTYNKIDKVAEKFSINNSRFSSMNELASINLLQLLLFKVSADEVRQIYENEQNYRLDLLNGTRIYLDRDELNVWQVRQPEPSAAPYHLIEYESYSEIEGFTLPRRITIISTDKESRVAFLVSSLEINPNTLHFELDIPSDVEIIRL, from the coding sequence TTGAGAAACATACTCAGCTTAGGCCTTTTGATCCTGCTTCTGGCATCCTGCCAAAGTACCAGAACACTCAATACGGAGGGATACCGCCTGAGTAACCTCTCTGCAGATTCACTGATCGCAGAAATGCCAAATTTTGGTATGGAATTGCATGGAGTTAAAGGAAGCGGCAGGGCGATCGTCAGTGAACCCGGAAATAATGAACGTGTGATCGTCAATTTCACGGCAGATCCGGATTACAGTCTCCTCACCATCAAAAATCGGCTCGGTATTGAAGCCGGACAGGTATTAGCTGACAAGGACTCCATACTTACCTACAATAAGATCGATAAGGTAGCAGAAAAATTCTCTATCAATAACAGCCGCTTCAGCAGTATGAACGAGCTCGCTTCCATCAATCTGCTGCAACTCTTATTATTTAAAGTATCAGCCGATGAGGTAAGGCAGATCTATGAAAATGAACAGAACTACCGGCTGGATCTTCTGAACGGTACCCGGATCTATCTCGACCGCGACGAACTTAATGTGTGGCAGGTACGGCAACCTGAACCTTCTGCTGCTCCTTATCATCTGATAGAATATGAGTCCTATTCGGAAATAGAAGGATTTACATTACCCCGCAGGATAACCATCATAAGTACTGACAAGGAGTCAAGAGTAGCTTTTTTAGTAAGCTCTTTAGAAATAAACCCAAATACGTTACATTTTGAACTAGATATCCCATCAGACGTAGAGATCATTCGTTTATGA
- a CDS encoding argininosuccinate synthase produces MSKKKVVLAFSGGLDTTYCAIYLSKEMGYEVHTVSVNTGGFSSRDEIELEKKAKALGSVNHLTISAEQDFYDKAIRYMLFGNILKNHTYPLSVSSERVFQAMAIAGYAKKIGAGAVAHGSTGAGNDQVRFDLVFRIMIPDAEIITPIRDMKLSRQEEVDYLKEHGVDQEWAKAKYSINKGLWGTSVGGAETLSSDKGLPEEAWPSQVTATGKESVSLKFEYGELVGVNGQEYDPVDAIKELQSLAAPYGVGRGMHVGDTIIGIKGRVGFEAAAPLIMIKAHQTLEKHVLSKWQMYWKDQLSEWYGMLLHEGQYLDPVMRNIESFLEDSQKAVSGTVHVELEPKVFEVIGVESDNDLMQAKFGQYGEMNNAWSGEDVKGFTKILANANLIQKMTQEND; encoded by the coding sequence ATGAGTAAAAAGAAAGTAGTATTGGCATTCAGCGGAGGACTCGATACCACCTATTGCGCTATTTATCTGAGTAAAGAAATGGGCTATGAAGTTCATACCGTTAGCGTGAATACCGGAGGCTTCAGCAGCAGGGACGAAATAGAGCTAGAGAAGAAGGCAAAAGCCCTGGGATCGGTGAATCATTTAACGATATCTGCAGAGCAGGATTTTTATGATAAGGCCATCCGATATATGCTTTTCGGAAATATTCTTAAGAATCATACTTATCCGTTATCAGTGAGCTCCGAAAGAGTATTCCAGGCAATGGCCATTGCCGGATATGCAAAAAAGATCGGAGCGGGTGCTGTGGCGCATGGTAGTACCGGTGCCGGTAATGATCAGGTGAGATTCGACCTGGTATTCAGGATCATGATCCCGGATGCTGAAATAATCACACCGATCAGGGATATGAAACTCAGCCGACAGGAGGAAGTGGATTATCTGAAAGAACATGGAGTAGACCAGGAATGGGCTAAGGCCAAATATTCCATCAATAAGGGACTGTGGGGAACCAGTGTGGGTGGAGCTGAAACCTTGAGTTCTGATAAGGGGCTCCCGGAAGAAGCATGGCCTTCACAGGTGACAGCAACCGGGAAAGAATCGGTGAGTCTGAAGTTTGAGTATGGGGAATTGGTCGGAGTGAATGGCCAGGAATATGATCCAGTCGATGCGATCAAAGAACTGCAGTCGCTGGCTGCCCCATACGGAGTAGGAAGAGGGATGCATGTGGGCGACACGATCATAGGGATAAAAGGAAGAGTGGGTTTTGAAGCTGCTGCTCCCTTGATCATGATTAAAGCGCACCAGACCCTCGAGAAGCATGTGCTGAGTAAATGGCAGATGTACTGGAAGGACCAGCTGTCAGAATGGTATGGTATGCTGCTGCACGAAGGCCAGTATCTTGATCCGGTTATGAGAAATATTGAGAGCTTTTTGGAAGATTCTCAGAAAGCCGTATCCGGAACCGTTCACGTTGAGCTAGAACCCAAAGTATTCGAAGTGATCGGTGTGGAATCGGATAATGACCTCATGCAAGCGAAGTTTGGACAGTATGGTGAAATGAACAATGCCTGGAGCGGTGAAGATGTAAAAGGATTCACGAAGATCCTGGCAAACGCTAACCTGATACAAAAGATGACCCAGGAAAATGATTAA
- a CDS encoding aspartate aminotransferase family protein — protein MKLFDVYPLFDVEPVKGEGNYVIDAKGNKYLDFYGGHAVISVGHGHPHYVKRIEEQLHKIGFYSNSVGISLQRELADKLGMMSGYEEWNLFLCNSGAEANENALKLASYANGRSKLIAFEGAFHGRTSLAVLATDNPRIKFPVNEGAEIIRCRLNDIEMVKKELLTEEVCAVIIESIQGVGGIKMPSDQFLKEVRDICTRTGTMLIIDEVQSGFGRSGKFFAHQHSGVKPDLISIAKGMGNGFPVGGVLVSPEIKAEYGLLGTTFGGNHLACAASLAVLEILEKDDLIGRASELGEELKEQLKDLPGVIEVRGRGLMIGIEMSKPVAELRKKLLYDHHIFTGSSSDKNVIRLLPPLTIGPDEIAMILKAFKEELS, from the coding sequence ATGAAGCTATTCGATGTATATCCGCTCTTTGATGTGGAACCCGTAAAAGGAGAAGGTAACTATGTGATCGATGCGAAGGGAAACAAATACCTGGATTTTTATGGGGGTCATGCAGTGATCTCCGTGGGGCACGGACACCCCCACTATGTGAAGCGTATAGAAGAGCAGCTGCACAAGATTGGTTTCTATTCAAATTCGGTCGGGATCAGCCTGCAGCGGGAGCTGGCTGATAAGCTGGGGATGATGTCCGGTTATGAAGAATGGAATCTCTTCCTGTGTAATTCCGGTGCAGAAGCCAATGAGAATGCGCTCAAATTGGCATCTTATGCCAATGGCCGCAGTAAGCTGATCGCTTTTGAGGGAGCTTTTCATGGGAGAACCTCCCTTGCGGTTCTGGCTACGGATAATCCCAGAATAAAATTTCCCGTAAACGAAGGTGCAGAGATCATTCGGTGCAGGCTGAATGATATTGAAATGGTAAAAAAGGAGCTTTTAACTGAAGAAGTTTGTGCCGTTATCATAGAAAGCATTCAGGGAGTGGGCGGTATTAAGATGCCTTCCGACCAGTTTCTGAAGGAAGTCAGGGATATTTGCACCCGTACCGGCACTATGCTGATCATCGATGAAGTGCAGTCGGGATTCGGGAGAAGCGGAAAATTCTTTGCCCATCAACACTCCGGAGTTAAACCGGATCTGATCAGTATAGCTAAAGGGATGGGAAATGGATTTCCGGTCGGTGGAGTGCTGGTGAGTCCTGAAATAAAAGCCGAATATGGTTTGCTTGGAACAACATTCGGAGGGAATCACCTGGCTTGTGCAGCCTCACTCGCGGTGCTTGAAATACTGGAAAAAGACGACCTCATTGGCCGTGCTTCAGAACTAGGGGAGGAGCTTAAAGAACAACTGAAAGATTTGCCGGGAGTAATAGAGGTGAGAGGTAGGGGGCTCATGATCGGTATCGAAATGAGTAAACCGGTTGCTGAGCTCAGGAAGAAGCTGCTTTATGATCACCATATTTTCACCGGCTCCTCTTCCGATAAAAATGTGATCCGTTTGCTTCCTCCGCTTACGATCGGTCCAGATGAAATCGCAATGATCCTGAAAGCATTTAAAGAAGAATTATCATGA
- a CDS encoding murein hydrolase activator EnvC produces the protein MKRFLFLIALILITGLNSGLNAQTYEEKMQIIREEQERKRAEINMLEARIRTFQNKVNQTEEEYDKIYKQYQNLNNLIALQDDKIRSLEEEQMQIMTEISLNEEEIEMREAELQELIRNYKEIILYAYKNGRSSNLELLLTSESLNQMVVRSFYLKKFEEQKNKQAEVIRNRKEELSEVRQLLEFSHEKNQEIISEIQEEKTELGDQRKRQARTVESLQEERTKILADLRNARLAKENLDNVMNDLIADERSARDAENERLRKLAEARQISDPDARATEIAKYDTPIADGTLISESTLASFDLAFRNSKGNLPWPVDSRTIAQAFGRVRNPLYGTITEHPGIDIVAEASSEVRSIAEGYVYRVTPIPEYGEVVIVSHGSHYTVYGNLSEIFVNSGTVLRAGDIIGRSGTADSERGEILFFTVRRGTQWLDPITWLSRR, from the coding sequence ATGAAGCGTTTCCTTTTCCTTATCGCTTTGATCCTCATCACAGGACTGAATTCCGGACTGAATGCTCAGACCTATGAGGAAAAAATGCAGATCATCCGGGAAGAGCAGGAAAGGAAAAGAGCCGAGATCAATATGCTGGAAGCCCGTATCCGCACTTTCCAGAACAAGGTGAACCAGACTGAAGAAGAATATGACAAGATCTACAAACAGTATCAGAACCTGAATAATCTTATCGCTCTTCAGGACGACAAGATCCGATCTCTGGAAGAAGAGCAGATGCAGATCATGACTGAAATATCTCTCAATGAAGAAGAGATCGAGATGAGAGAAGCTGAACTTCAGGAACTGATACGGAATTACAAAGAGATCATCCTTTATGCCTATAAGAATGGCCGGTCCTCCAATCTTGAACTCTTGCTCACTTCAGAGTCCCTGAACCAGATGGTGGTTCGGTCCTTTTACCTGAAAAAATTTGAAGAACAGAAGAACAAACAGGCCGAAGTGATCCGTAACCGAAAAGAAGAATTATCTGAAGTGCGTCAGCTTCTGGAATTCTCGCATGAAAAAAATCAGGAGATCATTTCAGAGATACAGGAAGAAAAGACCGAACTCGGTGATCAGAGAAAAAGACAGGCTCGTACGGTTGAATCCCTTCAGGAAGAACGCACCAAAATACTAGCAGATCTCAGAAATGCCAGGCTGGCCAAGGAAAACCTGGACAATGTGATGAACGACCTGATAGCGGATGAACGGTCTGCAAGGGATGCAGAAAATGAACGACTTCGTAAACTGGCAGAGGCCCGTCAGATTTCAGATCCTGACGCACGTGCAACAGAGATCGCAAAATATGATACACCGATAGCGGATGGTACGCTGATCAGTGAATCCACTCTTGCCTCCTTCGATCTTGCATTTAGAAATTCTAAAGGAAACTTACCCTGGCCGGTAGATAGTCGCACTATCGCGCAGGCCTTCGGAAGAGTGAGAAACCCGCTTTACGGAACGATCACAGAACATCCGGGAATTGACATTGTTGCTGAAGCTTCCTCAGAAGTACGATCCATTGCAGAGGGATACGTGTACCGCGTTACTCCGATCCCCGAATATGGTGAAGTGGTGATCGTAAGTCACGGATCACATTATACCGTATACGGAAACCTGAGTGAGATCTTTGTTAACAGTGGCACCGTACTCCGTGCTGGAGATATCATTGGAAGATCCGGAACAGCTGATTCTGAACGAGGAGAGATCCTCTTTTTTACTGTGCGCCGCGGAACTCAGTGGCTGGACCCGATCACCTGGCTAAGCCGTCGTTAA
- a CDS encoding tetratricopeptide repeat protein, whose translation MLKIIKRHIIPVLLLVPLSLNAQVQEQDEIEGKSAYIQGLEAFEFGELQLAESLLMEAYKHLGDEAGINFALADLYFQLEDLPNAALYGKRAAAIEEDNKWYRLKLANIYRSAGQNQATIDELNTILNYHPNDLDALYMLAETHRDYSEFIKSNNTLDRILEVTGPNVPAYLLKFRNYESIGIADSAIVQLEKIREIDPDNLNTLNLLGEFYALLKRYDEAKAVFNEALERNARDPQTLINLGALYIDETKWDSAGTLLGDFVSDPLNDAEEKLRIAQFLYTRVENAPDNIQLRVETERIFDLLTESENEFGPAYSLAGQFYIQNQQFDKALDRLKTATSLLPQDDIAWRQYIQVLLSQEEYEEAISVGIKANEQVPEDAFIQFFTGSAYMLNDQNEEAKEWLEMASRAPARRAFKSVIYSALGDVLANLEEHPESDRAYELAIRYDENNDNALNNYAYNLSLRGEKLEKAKEMALKAVETVPENSAYLDTAGWVYYRLGDYDRARRYIKASIDTGNASAEVYEHLGDVYEKLGNMNEARKWWKQALEADSTRSYLQSKIG comes from the coding sequence ATGTTAAAGATCATCAAGCGACATATTATCCCGGTACTTTTACTGGTCCCTCTGTCTCTGAATGCACAGGTTCAGGAACAAGATGAGATCGAAGGAAAGAGCGCCTATATTCAGGGACTGGAAGCCTTTGAATTCGGTGAACTCCAGCTTGCTGAAAGTCTTTTAATGGAAGCTTATAAACATCTTGGAGATGAAGCGGGAATAAATTTTGCACTGGCTGACCTGTACTTTCAATTGGAAGATCTGCCTAACGCTGCTTTATATGGAAAAAGAGCTGCTGCAATTGAGGAAGACAATAAATGGTATCGGCTGAAACTGGCCAATATTTACCGGTCGGCCGGTCAGAATCAGGCAACGATTGATGAGTTAAATACCATTCTAAACTATCATCCCAATGATCTGGATGCATTATATATGCTGGCGGAGACGCACCGGGACTACAGTGAATTTATTAAATCAAACAATACTCTCGACCGCATACTCGAAGTTACCGGCCCCAATGTCCCGGCCTATCTTCTGAAATTCAGAAATTATGAATCCATTGGAATTGCTGATTCCGCGATCGTACAATTGGAGAAGATCCGTGAGATCGACCCGGACAATCTGAACACACTGAATTTACTGGGAGAGTTTTACGCACTCCTGAAAAGGTACGATGAAGCAAAAGCGGTATTCAATGAAGCGCTGGAACGTAATGCCCGTGATCCTCAGACCCTGATAAATCTGGGTGCATTATATATAGATGAAACAAAATGGGACAGTGCCGGGACCCTGCTGGGTGATTTCGTTTCTGATCCATTGAATGATGCGGAGGAAAAATTACGTATCGCACAGTTTCTCTATACCCGTGTAGAGAATGCTCCTGATAATATTCAGCTGAGGGTGGAAACCGAGAGGATATTTGATCTCCTGACCGAATCCGAAAACGAATTCGGGCCTGCTTATTCACTTGCCGGTCAATTCTATATACAGAACCAGCAATTTGATAAAGCCCTGGATCGTCTCAAAACAGCAACCTCTCTTCTACCGCAGGATGATATTGCCTGGCGTCAGTATATACAGGTACTGTTGAGTCAGGAAGAATATGAAGAAGCGATTTCGGTAGGGATCAAAGCTAATGAGCAGGTTCCTGAAGACGCCTTTATTCAGTTTTTTACCGGCTCTGCCTATATGCTGAACGATCAGAATGAAGAAGCTAAGGAGTGGCTTGAAATGGCTTCCCGTGCTCCTGCCAGAAGAGCTTTTAAATCCGTCATCTATTCAGCTCTGGGTGATGTTCTAGCCAATCTTGAAGAACACCCGGAATCGGACCGGGCCTATGAACTGGCTATCAGGTACGACGAAAACAATGATAACGCCCTGAACAACTATGCATATAATCTTTCACTCAGAGGAGAAAAACTCGAAAAGGCGAAAGAAATGGCTTTGAAAGCGGTCGAAACCGTTCCGGAAAACAGCGCCTATCTTGATACGGCCGGATGGGTATATTATCGTCTGGGTGATTATGATCGTGCCCGCCGATATATCAAAGCCTCCATTGATACCGGAAATGCAAGCGCGGAAGTATACGAACACCTTGGTGATGTATATGAAAAACTGGGAAATATGAATGAAGCCCGGAAATGGTGGAAACAAGCACTTGAAGCCGACAGTACAAGAAGTTATTTGCAATCAAAGATCGGATGA